One Oryza sativa Japonica Group chromosome 8, ASM3414082v1 DNA window includes the following coding sequences:
- the LOC107277560 gene encoding F-box protein KIB4, whose translation MELPPPPPPPPAAGRDWSDLLADMVDTVLCKLELPDFIRTAAVCTCWRAPALDLRRRGVYSFPRTPCLLYIPAAAAANGGSSTRSAELYCLADERPYTVTLPDPPIAERSIVGSSHGWLVTADARSELHLLNPATREQIELPPIATLEQVRPILEAAGDGGDLRGYEVSFYDGDMREYRAPGIYRPDELCDLLNIKAILSCDPSSSSSRRRGGGGGEGGEDGCGGCIVLLIYHVYQQPSFARVGDDKQWHWITTSSYYWSPYSDIAYRDGAFYAMNLLGGIHRYDIHHSRATRTVVLTDTLGYTLHHAYMAWTPSSGDVWRLTHLPEDEEEELRTVGFHVYKVDFDSQDVVPIDSLEDEALFIGHNGTLCLSTKDYPALLPNHVYFTDDDEY comes from the exons cGCGACTGGTCCGACCTGCTGGCCGACATGGTAGACACCGTCCTCTGCAAGCTCGAGCTCCCCGATTTCatccgcaccgccgccgtctgcACGTGCTGGCGCGCCCCCGCCCtcgacctccgccgccgtggcgtcTACTCGTTCCCTCGAACCCCCTGCCTCCTGtacatccccgccgccgccgccgccaatggcGGCAGCAGCACGCGCTCCGCCGAGCTCTACTGCCTCGCCGACGAGAGGCCCTACACGGTGACCCTCCCGGACCCGCCGATCGCGGAGCGCAGCATCGTGGGGTCGTCGCACGGGTGGCTGGTCACCGCCGACGCCCGCTCGGAGCTGCACCTCCTGAACCCGGCCACCCGCGAGCAGATCGAGCTGCCGCCCATCGCCACGCTGGAGCAGGTGAGGCCCATCCTCgaagccgccggcgacggcggcgacctccgcggGTACGAAGTCTCCTTCTACGACGGCGACATGAGGGAGTACCGAGCTCCCGGCATCTACCGGCCCGACGAGCTCTGCGACCTGCTCAACATCAAGGCCATCCTGTCGTGcgacccgtcgtcgtcgtcgtcacgccgccgcggcggcggcggcggcgaaggaggagaaGATGGATGCGGCGGCTGCATCGTGCTGCTCATCTACCATGTCTACCAGCAGCCGTCGTTCGCGAGGGTCGGGGACGACAAGCAGTGGCACTGGATCACCACCTCCTCCTACTACTGGTCTCCCTACTCCGACATCGCCTACCGCGACGGCGCCTTCTACGCCATGAACCTCCTAGGCGGGATCCACCGCTACGACATCCACCATTCCCGCGCCACGCGCACGGTGGTTCTCACCGACACGCTGGGGTACACGCTGCACCACGCGTACATGGCCTGGACGCCGTCGTCGGGGGAC GTCTGGAGGTTGACGCATTTGCCagaagacgaggaggaagaactgCGTACGGTTGGATTCCATGTATACAAGGTTGACTTCGACAGCCAAGATGTCGTGCCTATCGATTCCTTGGAAGATGAGGCATTGTTCATTGGGCATAATGGCACCCTTTGTCTTTCCACCAAGGATTACCCTGCCCTGCTGCCAAATCACGTCTATTTTACCGACGATGATGAGTACTAG